A stretch of the Macaca thibetana thibetana isolate TM-01 chromosome X, ASM2454274v1, whole genome shotgun sequence genome encodes the following:
- the NYX gene encoding nyctalopin, translated as MKGRGMLVLLLHVVVLGLPRARAVGACARACPTACACSTVERGCSVRCDRAGLLRVPADFPCEAVSIDLDRNRLRFLGERAFGTLPSLRRLSLRHNNLSFITPGAFKGLPRLAELRLAHNGDLRYLHARTFAALGRLRRLDLAACRLFSVPERLLAELPALRELAAFDNLFRRVPGALRGLANLTHAHLERGRIEAVASSSLQGLRRLRSLSLQANRVRAVHAGAFGDCGVLEHLLLNDNLLAELPADAFRGLRRLRTLNLGGNALDRVARAWFVDLAELELLYLDRNSIAFVEEGAFQNLSGLLALHLNSNRLTVLAWAAFQPGFFLGRLFLFRNPWCCDCRLEWLRDWMEGSGRVTDVPCASPGSVAGLDLSRVTFGRSSNGLCVDPEELNLTTSSPGPSPEPAATTVSRFSSLLSKLLAPRVLVEEEANTTGGLANASLSYSLSSRGVGGAGRQPWFLLTSCLLPSVAQHVVFGLQMD; from the coding sequence TGGTGGTCCTCGGCCTGCCCAGAGCCCGGGCCGTGGGGGCCTGCGCTCGGGCTTGTCCCACCGCCTGCGCCTGCAGCACTGTGGAGCGCGGCTGCTCAGTGCGCTGCGACCGCGCGGGCCTCCTGCGGGTGCCGGCCGACTTCCCGTGCGAGGCGGTCTCCATCGACCTGGACCGGAACCGCCTGCGCTTCCTGGGCGAGCGGGCCTTCGGCACGCTGCCGTCCCTGCGCCGCCTGTCGCTGCGCCACAACAACCTGTCCTTCATCACGCCCGGCGCCTTCAAGGGCCTGCCGCGCCTGGCTGAGCTGCGCCTGGCGCACAACGGCGATCTACGCTACCTGCACGCGCGCACCTTCGCGGCGCTCGGCCGCCTGCGCCGCCTGGACCTAGCCGCCTGCCGCCTCTTCAGCGTGCCCGAGCGCCTCCTGGCCGAACTGCCGGCCCTGCGCGAGCTCGCCGCCTTCGACAACCTGTTCCGCCGCGTGCCGGGCGCGCTACGGGGCCTGGCCAACCTGACGCACGCGCACCTGGAGCGCGGCCGCATCGAGGCGGTGGCCTCCAGCTCGCTGCAGGGCCTGCGCCGCCTGCGCTCGCTCAGCCTGCAGGCCAACCGCGTCCGTGCCGTGCACGCTGGCGCCTTCGGTGACTGTGGCGTCCTGGAGCATCTGCTGCTCAACGACAACCTGCTGGCCGAGCTCCCGGCCGACGCCTTCCGCGGCCTGCGGCGCCTGCGCACGCTCAACCTGGGTGGCAACGCACTGGACCGCGTGGCGCGCGCCTGGTTCGTTGACTTGGCCGAGCTCGAGCTGCTCTACCTGGACCGCAACAGCATCGCCTTCGTGGAGGAGGGCGCCTTCCAGAACCTCTCGGGCCTCCTCGCCCTGCACCTCAACAGCAACCGCCTCACCGTGCTCGCCTGGGCCGCCTTCCAGCCCGGCTTCTTCCTGGGCCGCCTCTTCCTCTTCCGCAACCCGTGGTGCTGCGACTGCCGCCTGGAGTGGCTGCGGGACTGGATGGAGGGCTCCGGGCGTGTCACCGACGTGCCGTGCGCCTCCCCGGGCTCCGTGGCCGGCCTGGACCTCAGCCGGGTGACCTTCGGGCGCTCCTCCAATGGCCTCTGTGTGGACCCCGAGGAGCTGAACCTCACCACGTCCAGTCCAGGCCCGTCCCCAGAACCAGCGGCCACCACCGTGAGCAGGTTCAGCAGCCTCCTCTCCAAGCTGCTGGCCCCGAGGGTCCTGGTGGAGGAGGAGGCCAACACCACTGGGGGGCTGGCCAACGCCTCCCTGTCCTACAGCCTCTCCTCCCGTGGGGTGGGAGGCGCTGGCCGGCAGCCCTGGTTTCTCCTCACCTCTTGTCTTCTGCCCAGTGTGGCCCAGCACGTGGTGTTTGGCCTGCAGATGGACTGA